The proteins below come from a single Argentina anserina chromosome 1, drPotAnse1.1, whole genome shotgun sequence genomic window:
- the LOC126783875 gene encoding uncharacterized protein LOC126783875 isoform X1, producing the protein MAKLIFTVAVLFLLFAFSHARTPSDLPNGLDVADDKIPVTDADVKEATNTLRLPSERPESGTVMDLEPETIIIAAEQPKFPESEFSTTILSNDENTISFRPVGRHFSLSFRHGHRCRHNQGKWTLRFHGAEREKDDTNTSYGDDMILSSGDELKFDHHPFGGGVRQISAGWGNIRHDVPRFPFKHEDDDNNVESERPRRRHRHHDHEFDMEMVGEEQHREHKHEHGHSLFKSFRTRRRLRCLNSFQLKKILRSDPIETEEAVLRLPPFSLLLGHREA; encoded by the exons atggcCAAGCTCATCTTCACCGTTGCcgtcctcttcctcctcttcgcCTTCTCCCACGCCCGCACGCCGTCCGATCTCCCCAACGGCCTCGATGTCGCCGACGACAAGATCCCCGTAACCGATGCCGATGTTAAAGAAGCCACCAACACTCTGCGATTACCGAGCGAGAGACCCGAATCCGGAACCGTTATGGATTTGGAGCCCGAGACCATCATCATCGCCGCAGAGCAGCCCAAGTTTCCGGAATCCGAGTTCTCCACCACGATCTTGTCAAACGATGAGAACACGATCAGCTTCCGCCCCGTCGGCCGCCACTTCTCCCTGTCCTTCCGCCACGGCCACCGATGCCGCCACAACCAGGGTAAGTGGACGCTGCGCTTCCACGGCGCCGAGCGCGAGAAGGACGACACCAACACTTCTTACGGCGATGACATGATCCTGTCGTCTGgcgacgagttgaagttcgaTCACCATCCCTTCGGCGGCGGAGTGCGCCAGATCTCGGCCGGGTGGGGCAACATCCGCCACGACGTACCTAGATTCCCTTTCAAACACGAAGACGACGACAACAACGTGGAGTCCGAGAGGCCTCGCCGCCGTCACCGCCACCATGATCACGAGTTTGACATGGAAATGGTGGGAGAGGAGCAACACAGGGAGCACAAACATGAGCACGGGCACAGTTTGTTCAAGAGCTTCCGCACGAGAAGAAGGTTACGATGTCTCAATTCATTCCAGCTAAAGAAG ATTTTGAGGTCGGATCCGATTGAGACTGAGGAAGCTGTGTTGAGGTTGCCTCCATTTTCGCTACTCCTAGGTCATCGGGAAGCTTGA
- the LOC126801451 gene encoding uncharacterized protein LOC126801451, producing the protein MEREFLDSAAGGSFLDKSNVVANDLLEKRAMNNKQFGTSASSTRQVHETNSSSDSALEDKVDKLSKMMSKFMRISGAQVCDICTEGHPTYQCFQVASSEGYEEVNAFGYQGGQRYNPFSNTYNHGLRDHPNFRWSNNDNVLKAQQNAMQYGHRLSGLFARTQAPHLNVLPPNVTSSPNYDEMLKYLAVGLNQLNTVTQTLVMGQQGNSKDIAELKMHMGQVVDFMGRFSDQRKLPSGVIPNPRDEQAQAIITRSGLELVDQYRVLKNAQTGHISDNDEEIVINKNLEKDPATSKKESVPFQEAPKGTSSNSSDLVKTNPISCVYFPSRFAKSKKDKYDEEVFEVFRKV; encoded by the coding sequence ATGGAGAGAGAGTTTCTAGATTCAGCAGCTGGTGGATCATTTCTAGACAAGAGTAATGTGGTAGCAAATGATCTATTAGAGAAAAGAGCCATGAACAATAAGCAATTTGGAACATCTGCTAGTTCCACAAGACAAGTGCATGAGACAAATTCGAGTTCTGATtctgctctagaggacaaAGTTGACAAGCTTTCCAAGATGATGAGTAAGTTTATGAGAATAAGTGGAGCACAAGTTTGCGACATTTGTACGGAGGGGCACCCCACTTATCAGTGTTTCCAAGTTGCTTCTAGTGAAGGATATGAGGAAGTGAATGCCTTTGGTTATCAGggaggtcagaggtacaaTCCGTTCTCCAATACTTACAACCATGGTTTACgtgatcatccaaattttcggTGGTCCAACAATGACAATGTGCTTAAGGCACAACAGAATGCTATGCAATATGGGCATCGCCTGTCTGGTTTGTTTGCAAGAACGCAAGCTCCCCATCTCAATGTCCTACCTCCAAACGTGACAAGTTCCCCCAATTATGATGAAATGTTAAAATATTTGGCTGTTGGGCTGAATCAGTTGAACACCGTCACTCAAACTCTGGTAATGGGCCAACAAGGAAATAGCAAGGACATTGCAGAGTTGAAGATGCATATGGGCCAAGTAGTTGATTTCATGGGTCGTTTCTCTGACCAAAGAAAGCTACCAAGTGGAGTTATACCTAACCCAAGGGACGAGCAAGCCCAAGCCATCATAACAAGGAGTGGGCTCGAGCTAGTGGATCAATATAGAGTTCTAAAGAATGCCCAAACGGGCCACATTTCTGataatgatgaagagattGTGATCAACAAGAATTTGGAGAAAGATCCAGCAACCTCCAAAAAAGAGAGTGTGCCGTTCCAAGAGGCACCAAAAGGTACAAGTTCGAACTCAAGTGATTTAGTTAAGACTAATCCTATTTCATGTGTATATTTTCCTTCTAGGTTTGCTAAGAGCAAGAAGGACAAATATGATGAGGAAGTGTTTGAAGTTTTTAGGAAGGTGTAA
- the LOC126783875 gene encoding uncharacterized protein LOC126783875 isoform X2: MAKLIFTVAVLFLLFAFSHARTPSDLPNGLDVADDKIPVTDADVKEATNTLRLPSERPESGTVMDLEPETIIIAAEQPKFPESEFSTTILSNDENTISFRPVGRHFSLSFRHGHRCRHNQGKWTLRFHGAEREKDDTNTSYGDDMILSSGDELKFDHHPFGGGVRQISAGWGNIRHDVPRFPFKHEDDDNNVESERPRRRHRHHDHEFDMEMVGEEQHREHKHEHGHSLFKSFRTRRRLRCLNSFQLKKVASRASLPNFEVGSD, translated from the exons atggcCAAGCTCATCTTCACCGTTGCcgtcctcttcctcctcttcgcCTTCTCCCACGCCCGCACGCCGTCCGATCTCCCCAACGGCCTCGATGTCGCCGACGACAAGATCCCCGTAACCGATGCCGATGTTAAAGAAGCCACCAACACTCTGCGATTACCGAGCGAGAGACCCGAATCCGGAACCGTTATGGATTTGGAGCCCGAGACCATCATCATCGCCGCAGAGCAGCCCAAGTTTCCGGAATCCGAGTTCTCCACCACGATCTTGTCAAACGATGAGAACACGATCAGCTTCCGCCCCGTCGGCCGCCACTTCTCCCTGTCCTTCCGCCACGGCCACCGATGCCGCCACAACCAGGGTAAGTGGACGCTGCGCTTCCACGGCGCCGAGCGCGAGAAGGACGACACCAACACTTCTTACGGCGATGACATGATCCTGTCGTCTGgcgacgagttgaagttcgaTCACCATCCCTTCGGCGGCGGAGTGCGCCAGATCTCGGCCGGGTGGGGCAACATCCGCCACGACGTACCTAGATTCCCTTTCAAACACGAAGACGACGACAACAACGTGGAGTCCGAGAGGCCTCGCCGCCGTCACCGCCACCATGATCACGAGTTTGACATGGAAATGGTGGGAGAGGAGCAACACAGGGAGCACAAACATGAGCACGGGCACAGTTTGTTCAAGAGCTTCCGCACGAGAAGAAGGTTACGATGTCTCAATTCATTCCAGCTAAAGAAGGTAGCAAGTCGTGCTTCACTACCCA ATTTTGAGGTCGGATCCGATTGA
- the LOC126801468 gene encoding uncharacterized protein LOC126801468: MIGDLFGIPIIERLPFKIQSQEQVKGLPNIGKSMQDHRPCHPSSFLSSLSFLLLPINPHSPYFIINSAQFSSRLLFASRATMTSSSDFSPSISEVLGDVTIFTSAGDAVQFKDLWDQNEGVAVVALLRHFGCPCSWELASTLKESKGKFDSAGVKLIAVGVGTPDKARVFAEQLPFPMDSLYADPDRKAYDTLGLYYGWGRTFFNPAIIANMLSRFSALRKAVNNYTIKATPDDRSGVLQQGGMFVFKGKQLLYARKDKATSDHAPLDDILDVCYKVPVS; this comes from the exons ATGATCGGAGACCTTTTTGGTATACCGATTATAGAGAGATTGCCATTCAAGATACAAAGTCAGGAACAAGTTAAAGGCTTACCTAACATTGGAAAGTCAATGCAAGACCAT CGTCCTTGTCATCCATCTTCCTTTCTCTCCTCACTATCTTTCTTACTCTTACCTATCAATCCTCACTCTCCATACTTCATAATCAACAGCGCACAGTTTAGCAGTAGACTGCTTTTCGCTTCCAGAGCCACCATGACCTCTTCTTCGGATTTCAGCCCCAGCATCAGTGAAGTTCTCGGCGATGTTACCATTTTCACCTCTGCTGGAGACGCCGTCCAGTTCAAGGACCTCTGGGACCAGAATGAG GGGGTGGCTGTTGTTGCACTATTGAGGCACTTTGGATGCCCTTGCAG TTGGGAACTTGCCTCGACTCTAAAAGAATCCAAAGGAAAATTTGACTCAGCTGGTGTGAAACTAATTGCTGTTGGTGTTGGTACTCCTGATAAAGCTCGCGTCTTTGCAGAACAG TTACCATTCCCCATGGATTCCCTTTATGCTGATCCTGATCGTAAG GCATATGATACTTTGGGTTTATACTATGGATGGGGTCGGACATTCTTCAATCCAGCCATTATT GCAAATATGTTGTCAAGATTTAGTGCTCTACGAAAAGCTGTAAACAACTATACGATTAAAGCCACTCCAGACGATAGAAGTGGTGTATTGCAACAG GGAGGGATGTTCGTCTTCAAAGGGAAGCAGTTATTATATGCTCGGAAAGACAAAGCGACCAGCGATCATGCCCCATTAGATGATATCTTGGATGTTTGCTACAAAGTTCCAGTCTCTTGA